The Topomyia yanbarensis strain Yona2022 chromosome 3, ASM3024719v1, whole genome shotgun sequence nucleotide sequence gtcttcttgtaccggtcggattgcaattgagaaccattttcaccgggctattgtccgacattctggctacgtgcccggcccaccgtagtcgtccgattttcgcggtatgacagatgggcggctcccccaacagctgatgcagctcatggttcattcgccgtctccatgtgccgtcttccatctgcactccaccgtagatggtacgcagcactttccgttcgaagacaccaagtgcgcgttggtcctccatgagcatggtccaggtctcgtgcccgtagagaactaccggtctaatcagcgtcttgtagatggtcaacttcgtacgacggcgaattctgttcgaccgaagtgtcttgcggaggccaaagtaagcacgatttcctgccacgatgcgtctacgaatctctctgctggtatcattgtcggtagtcaccagtgagcccaagtacacgaactcttcaaccacctcgatttcgtcgccaccgatgcaaactcgaagcgggcggttctcattctcttctcgtgaacctcttcctatcatgtactttgttttcgacgtgttgatggcaagtccgacgcgcttggcttctctttttagtctgatgtaggcttcctccatcttctcaaagtttcgtgcaataatatcaacgtcatcggcgaagccaagtagctgaacggactttgtaaaaatcgtaccactcgtgtcgatccctgctcttcttattacaccttccagcgcgatgttgaataacagacacgagagaccatcaccttgccgtaaccctctgcgtgattcgaagggactcgagagcgtccctgagacacgtactacgcacatcacccgatccatcgtcgccttcactaatcgcgtcagtttgtccgggaatccgtactcgtgcataatctgccatagctgatctcgatcgatagtgtcgtatgcggctttgaagtcgatgaacaaatgatgtgtgggcacattgtactcgctgcatttctgcagtacttgacgaagagcgaacacctggtccgtggtagatcgttcgctcatgaaacccgcctggtactgccccacgaactctcttgcaattggtgatagtcgacggcatagtatttgggagagtaccttgtaggcggcgttcagcagggtgattgctcggtaattacagcaatccagcttgtcgccctttttgtagataggacacacgacaccttccatccactcctccggtaaaatctcctcctcccaaatcttggtaatcacccagtacagcgctttagccagtggctcgccaccgtgttttagtagctcgcttgatatttggtcaaccccagcggctttattatttttgagccggctaatctcctcctggatttcttggagatccggagccggtagtgtaatgtcttccgcgcgtgctcccaggtgcgttaccgtgccatcctcgtcgtctgctgcatcgccattcaggtgttcttcgtagtgctgccgccacctctggatcacctcacactggtccgtgagaagattcccgtttgtatctctgctcatgtcggcctgtggtacgtggcccctgcgcgagcggttcaacttctcgtagaatttccgtgtgtctttagcgcggtacagctgctccatcgcttcgcgatctcggtcttcctgctggcgctttttggtccggaaaaccgagttctgcctgttccgtgcctgtttatatcgcgcctcgttcgccctcgtgcggtgttgcagcattctcgcccatgctgcattcttctcttcgactaactgctcgcattcgccgtcgtaccagtcgcttcttcggtccgggcccaccgtacctagtgcagtggctgcggtgctacctatggcggatcggatatctctccagccatcttcaagggcaactgcgcctagctgctcttccgttggtagtgccacttccaactgctgcgcgtattcttgagccactctgccatcttgtagccgctcgatgtttagccgcggcgttcggcttcgacgagagctatgcactgtcgaaagttttgagcgcaagcatactgcaaccaggtggtggtccgaatctatattcgcactgcgataagtgcggacgtttgtgatgtccgagaagaatctaccgtcgattagaacgtggtcgatttgattttttgttacttggtccggtgatctccaggtgactttgtggatatctttgcgagggaagaaggtgcttcggactaccattccacgggaggctgcgaagttcacacatcgttggccgttgtcatttgatacggaatgcaggctgttaggcccgatcaccggtctgtacattgcctcccttcctacctgtgcgttcatgtcgccgatgacaattttcacgtctcgcagagggcaaccgtcgtatgtctgctccagctgcatgtagaacgcttctttctcgtcgtcgggtctcccttcgtgtgggcagtgcacgttgatgatgctgtagttgaagaaacggcctttgatcctcaacttgcacatccttgcgttgatcggctgccacccgatcacacgttggcgcatcttgcccagcactatgaagccggttcccagctcgttggttgtaccacagctctggtagaaggtagccgctcgatgcccgcttttccacaccttctgtcccgtccagcaaagttcctgcagcgccacgatatcgaagttgcgggggtgtagctcgtcgtagattatcctgtcacatcctgcgaagccgagcgatctgcagttccatgttccgagtttccaatcgtgatcctttattcgtcgcctgggtcgttgccgattgttctgggtcgtattctcttctgtattgttcgttatgtgggtttttttaaggggtggcttatagggcctacgccaaccacctgtctcgccggtgggccatcgtgccaggactgcttaaggtcccacctgggcaccaggacaggtttacaccttccgaagaagggtaacccccccttccctgccagcatacgaccaaagttcccaccggggttggttacccgatcttcactaaggttactcgtatcccagtcgacgccacgaggaggccagggctaggagttactgggcaggaagctaaggaccgcaagtggggtctattttatacCTTCAGGTAcgagaggcttacgcactgcccagtcattgtcgaCCAACTCAatttgtatcattataaaaaaggcccttttcagggccaccaaaatcatttcaaagaataagtttgcattttctgtttcatggactgtttctccctggagagcaatttgggttaaaccctaaattatgatttatttcagtacgcaaattattaaaccagaatagtctaccgaatcattttaatttgaattgatttttattctaaacttataaaatacagATCTGTTATACTTTATGAGTatatttttcggtttttgggcacaaaaactacaaaaaaccgaaatttgaattcacttgatttttacgaagcttcgtaaagtgtctattttttataaagcaaataaatctcagatttgagcaagagtaatagcgagtttttattttcctttagattgggatatgctaaatttagttttaagagtttgtttatcattaatacaattttttgggaaaacagttggcaataatttcaaattattttaagctaaaattcgcaacatttttttgaagtagaatacttctaacgtttcaatatggggtcccgtttcaaaaaattcagttgagaaattttcccaggtttgaaatgcgaatatcttccgttctactgatcgaaatcgcaatatttttgcaatatctgatcggaaattcgtgcatgtatttcgtattaaatttcggaattagtgcgactactataaataaaccaaaaacaggatttttagaaaatccttcgaaaacagcgaggaaaatgcgcaatttacAAGCATatctcacgcagagccgtcaaaaaggagcatgtaagcatttcattacatacgggaatgttatatacacaggtcacgcgagcttgttttgtatcagtgggtactcgcttaccacacgagcaacatgctcgtccggacggtacaatgagcggtatcatgtttgtgTTCCCGTACCGAGCGTCATCGCAaagttcttcgtgataaaaaccagggaatcaccaaatccgccattcggcgtctggctcgtcgtggtggtgtaaaatgcatctcccatttaatctacgaatgctgatggtgtgcaggaaaatgtcatccgagatgcagtgatctacactgaacacgccaagcgcaaaaccgcaatgaatgtcgtctatactctgaagcggcagggacgcactttgtatggatttgaaGGTTGAAAAGGTAAAactcaacttgtttttttttataaacagattaaggccgaagtggcctgtgccgtatacaaaagattcctccattccactcggtccatggccgcgcgtcgccagccacgcagtctgcgaagggtccgcaaatcgtcttccacctggtcgatccatcgtgctcgctgcgcgccacgtcttcttgtaccggtcggattgcaattgagaaccattttcaccgggctattgtccgacattctggctacgtgcccggcccaccgtagtcgtccgattttcgcggtatgacagatgggcggctcccccaacagctgatgcagctcatggttcattcgccgtctccatgtgccgtcttccatctgcactccaccgtagatggtacgcagcactttccgttcgaagacaccaagtgcgcgttggtcctccatgagcatggtccaggtctcgtgcccgtagagaactaccggtctaatcagcgtcttgtagatggtcaacttcgtacgacggcgaattctgttcgaccgaagtgtcttgcggaggccaaagtaagcacgatttcctgccacgatgcgtctacgaatctctctgctggtatcattgtcggtagtcaccagtgagcccaagtacacgaactcttcaaccacctcgatttcgtcgccaccgatgcaaactcgaagcgggcggttctcattctcttctcgtgaacctcttcctatcatgtactttgttttcgacgtgttgatggcaagtccgacgcgcttggcttctctttttagtctgatgtaggcttcctccatcttctcaaagtttcgtgcaataatatcaacgtcatcggcgaagccaagtagctgaacggactttgtaaaaatcgtaccactcgtgtcgatccctgctcttcttattacaccttccagcgcgatgttgaataacagacacgagagaccatcaccttgccgtaaccctctgcgtgattcgaagggactcgagagcgtccctgagacacgtactacgcacatcacccgatccatcgtcgccttcactaatcgcgtcagtttgtccgggaatccgtactcgtgcataatctgccatagctgatctcgatcgatagtgtcgtatgcggctttgaagtcgatgaacaaatgatgtgtgggcacattgttcTCGctgcatttctgcagtacttgacgaagagcgaacacctggtccgtggtagatcgttcgctcatgaaacccgcctggtactgccccacgaactctcttgcaattggtgatagtcgacggcatagtatttgggagagtaccttgtaggcggcgttcagcagggtgattgctcggtaattacagcaatccagcttgtcgccctttttgtagataggacacacgacaccttccatccactcctccggtaaaatctcctcctcccaaatcttggtaatcacccagtacagcgctttagccagtggctcgccaccgtgttttagtagctcgcttgatatttggtcaaccccagcggctttattatttttgagccggctaatctcctcctggatttcttggagatccggagccggtagtgtaatgtcttccgcgcgtgctcccaggtgcgttaccgtgccatcctcgtcgtctgctgcatcgccattcaggtgttcttcgtagtgctgccgccacctctggatcacctcacactggtccgtgagaagattcccgtttgtatctctgctcatgtcggcctgtggtacgtggcccctgcgcgagcggttcaacttctcgtagaatttccgtgtgtctttagcgcggtacagctgctccatcgcttcgcgatctcggtcttcctgctggcgctttttggtccggaaaaccgagttctgcctgttccgtgcctgtttatatcgcgcctcgttcgccctcgtgcggtgttgcagcattctcgcccatgctgcattcttctcttcgactaactgctcgcattcgccgtcgtaccagtcgcttcttcggtccgggcccaccgtacctagtgcagtggctgcggtgctacctatggcggatcggatat carries:
- the LOC131687541 gene encoding craniofacial development protein 2-like, yielding MRQRVIGWQPINARMCKLRIKGRFFNYSIINVHCPHEGRPDDEKEAFYMQLEQTYDGCPLRDVKIVIGDMNAQVGREAMYRPVIGPNSLHSVSNDNGQRCVNFAASRGMVVRSTFFPRKDIHKVTWRSPDQVTKNQIDHVLIDGRFFSDITNVRTYRSANIDSDHHLVAVCLRSKL